agagaaaatttagaattaatttggtgtaaaaaagggaaatattgggaaaaatcgggataaaaatgagaaaattggggaaaaaaggagaaatgagataaaaaagagaaaattggaCGAGaataaaatagggaaaaaagaaaattgggaataattgaaaaaaaaatttggataaaaaagagaaaactggggaaaaggggaaatattgggataaaaaagaaaaaaattgaggaaCATGGAATAATTTGGGataagagagagaaaattgggaaaaatttgggataaaaaagagaaaaccgGGGGAAAACcgaaaaatttgggataaaaaagaaaaaattggggaaaaatttggctaaaaaagagaaaatttggggtaaatttgggctaaaaagagaacatttggggtaaatttgggctaaaaagagaaaattaggGTAGATTTGGgctaaaaaagagaaattttggaTAAATTTGGactaaaaaagagaaaatttgggataaatttgtgctagaaaagagaacatttgggataaatttgggctaaaaaagagaaaatttggaTAAATTTGGgctaaaaagataaaatttgggtaaatttgtgctaaaaaaaagaaaatttgggctaaaaaagagaaatttaggATAAATTTAGGCTAAAAAAGAGAAATTCGGCCTCGATCCTCCCAGGCCGGGATTCGAACCCGCGTTACCACCGCGCCCTGGCCACGCCCCCACTGACCACGCCCATATATGGCCACGCCTTTGACCACGCCCCGCCTTAGCCACGCCCCTTTTCGGCAGCCTATGGGCGCCGGGCGCGCGCGCGCAGCCGCGGACGAGGTGGCCGAGTGGTTAAGGCGATGGACTGCTAATCCATTGTGCTCTGCACGCGTGGGTTCGAATCCCACCCTCGTCGGGACCGCGTTTTTGgcaggaaaaaccccaaacttcccTTTTTTAACGGAAAAATTCGCAATTTGGGGGTGAACCCCCCAATTTCGGGGTTCCATCCCCGATTTCTGAGGTTCCTTCCCCGATTTTTGGGTTaaattcctgaattttgggCTTCAGTCCCCGATTTTGGGCTTCAATCCCCGATTTTGGGGttaaattcctgatttttggggttcaatGCCCGATTTTGGGCTTCAATCCCCGATTTTGGGCTTCAGTCCccgattttgggggggaaaattcACGATTTTTGGGATCAAATCCCCGATTTTTGGGGGTTAAATCTccgatttttggggttaaatcTCCGATTTTTGGGGTTCATGCTCCGATTTTTCAGGCTCAATCCTCGATTTTTGGGATTCAATCCCCGATTTCTGGGctgatcccaaatcctccaATCCCACCCTCGTCGGGAGccgatttttggggtgaaaacccgaaattccacatttttggggtgatcccaaatcctgcaatGCCCGGAGattattttttggggtgaaaatcaCCAAAATTCCCGTTTTTGCTCATTCATTGTGCTCTGCACGCGTGGGTTCCAAGCCCACCCTCGTTGGAAAGagatttttgggaggaaaaaaccgGAATTCTCAATTTGTggcaaaaattcccaattcttGGGGTTAAATCCGCAATTTTCGGGGTTCAATCCCCGATTTTTGGGTTCAATCCCCGATTTTTGTGGTTGAATCCGCAATTTTCGGGGTTAAATCCGGGATTTTCGGGGTTCAATTCCCAATTTTCGGGGTTAAATCCGCGAGATTTGGGGTTCAATCCCCGATTTATGGGTTCATTCCCCGATTTTCGGGGTTAAATCCGCAATTTTCGGGGTTCAATTCCCAATTTTCGGGGTTAAATCCGCGAGATTTGGGGTTCAATCCCCGATTTTTGGGTTCAATCCGCAATTTTCGGGGTtaaatccccaatttttggggttcaatCTGCAATTTTCGGGGTTAAATCCCCGATTTTCGGGGTTCAATCCccgatttttggggttaaatcCCGATTTTTGAGATCAATTTCTGATTTTCGGGGTTCAATTTTCGATTTTTGAGGCTCAATCCAcgatttttggggttaaatcCGCAATTTTCGGGGTTCAATTCCAGATTTTTGGGTTCAATTCCCGATTTTTGAGGTTCAATCCCCGATTTTTGGGGTTCAATCCCCAATTTGCGGGGTTAAATCCGCAATTTTCGGGGTTCAATCCCCGATTTTTGGGTTTAATCCCCGATTTTTTGGGTTCAATTCCCGATTTTCGGGGTTCAATCCccgatttttggggttaaatcCGCAATTTTCGGGGTTAAATCCCAATTTTCGGGGTTAAATCCGCAATTTTCGGGTTTCAATTCccgatttttggggttaaatccggatttttggggttcaatctgcaatttttggggttcaatccccgatttttggggttaaatcCGCAATTTTCGGGGTTAAATTCCTGATTTCCGGGGTTCAATCCccgatttttggggttaaattCCCGATTCTTGTGTTCAATCCCCGATTTTCTGGGTTAAATCTGCAATTTTCGGGGTTCAATTCCCGATTTTCGGGGTTCAATCCCCGATTTTCGGGGTTAAATTCCTGATTTTCGGGGTTAAATCCCCGATTTTCGGGGTTAAATCCCCGATTTTTGGGGTTAATCCCCGATTTTTTGGGTTCAATTCCCGATTTTTGGCGGGAAATCCGCgattttgggatccctgtcTCCTTAAAATTCCCCTTTACAGTTCCCCCAGATCCcgtcccagtctgtcccagtctgccccagtctgccccagtctgccccagtctgtcccagtttgtcccagtttgtcccagtctgtcccagtttgtcccagtttgtcccagtccgtcccagttcccgccctggccccgccccttccTGCGGTGACGTCATCGCGCGCGAGCGCGGCCGGAAGTGGCtccggtggcggcggcggcggcgggtgAGGAACGGGAACGaaactgggacggactgggataaactgggatggactgggacggactgggatggactgggatggactgggatggactgggagggactgggagggactgggagggactgggatggactgggagggactgggataaactgggatggaactgggatggactgggatggactgggataaactgggatggactgggatggactgggagggactgggatggactgggagggactgggagggactgggagggactgggatggactgggagggactgggataaactgggatggaactgggatggactgggatggactgggataaactgggatggactgggagggactgggataaactgggatggactgggatggactgggagggactgggatggactgggatggactgggatggaactgggataaactgggatggactgggatggactgggataaactgggatggactgggatggactgggataaactgggataaactgggacggactggggggaactgggatggaactggggtCCAAAATCCCGAATTTTGAGATCCCAAATGTCGAATTTTGAGTCCAATCCCGAATTCTggtcccaaatcccaaattttggggatcccAAATCTCAAATTAaggggatcccaaatcccaaagttTTCGGTCCAAATCCCGTATTTTTGGGGATCCCGAAACCCACATTTTGAGATACAAAATCCCGAATTTTGGGGATTCCAAATCctgaattttggggaggggtcccaatgTCGAATtttgaaaatcccaaatcccgaatttTCAGGtccaaaatcctgaattttggggatccctAATCCCGAAGTttggaaatcccaaatcccgaattttggggtcccaaatcccaaattttggggtcctaTATCCTGAATTTTGGAGGTCCCAAATCCTGAATTTCGGGtccaaaatcctgaattttggggatccctAATCCCGAAGTttggaaatcccaaatcccgaattttggggatcccaaatcccgaattttggggtcccaaatcccaaatttttgggtcccaaatcctgaattttggggtcccaaatcccgaattttggggagtcccaaatcccaaatttttgggtcctaaatcccaaattttggggtcccaaattctgaattttggagatcccaaatcccgaattttggggagtcccaaatcccaaatttttgggtcctaaatcccaaattttggggtcccaaattctgaattttggagatcccaaatcccgaatttTGGGAGTTCTAAATCCCAAATCTCGACccagggaattcccaaatcccaaattttggggcttCCTTGGAGGCATCAACAATCTGGAATTACGATCCCGGATTTTAGGATtgaaattcccggaattccgatcccaaattttggggtttggggccTCCTTGGTGCCAGAATTCCCAAAGTTCCaatcccaggatttggggtttggggcttCCTTGGAGCTgttggaattcccaaaattccggatccagattttgggattttgggtctttTAGATGGttctggaattcccagaattctgatcccaaattttgggattttgggccTCTGTGgtgctggaattcccaaaattccaattctGGATTTTAGGATTTGGGGCCTCCTCAGTGAcaccagaattcccaaaattccagtcCCAGGTTTTGGCGTTTTGGGGCTCCTCGGAGCTGTTGGAATACCCAAATTTTCGCTCCCAGATTTTGGGATCCCggatgatttttgggatttttggaacTGCTCCAATtctctggaattcccaaattttattTGGTCGTTCCTGGGATTGTTTGGATCCCCCGGCTCCGCTTGGGGGGGGCCTCGaggggatcccaaaatccatcccagggaattcccaaggggatcccaaaatccatTTCAGGAGATTCCCAAATCCCGCTCCGGGGGGATTCCCAATTTGggaatccccaaatcccacccggGGAATTCCCAAAGTGGATCCCAAATCCATTCCTGGGgggatccccaaatcccaaatccatcccaaggAATTCCTGAGGGCATCCCCGAATTCATTCTGAGAGATTTCCAAAgggatcccaaaatccagctCAGAATTCCCAAAGTGGATCCCCAAATTCAGCTCaagggatccccaaaatccatcccagagaattcctgagggatccccaaaatccatcccagggAATTCCCAAAGGGATCCCCAAATTCAGCTCAGAATTCCCAAAGGGATCCCCAAATTCAGCTCCGGGAGTTTCCAAAGGGATCCCAAAATCCATTTCAGGAGATTCCCAAATCCCGCTCCGGGGGGATTCCCAATTTgagaatccccaaatcccacccaggaaATTCCCAAGGGGATCCCCAAATTCAGCTCCAGGATTTCCAAGGggatccccaaatcctgcatgGAATTCCCAAAGGGATCCCAAATCAGCCCCAGGGAATTCCCAAGGGGATCCCAAATCCATTCCAGGGGGATCCCCAAGTCCCACTCAGGGAATTCCCAAAGGGATTCCCCAAATCCAGCTCGGAATTCCTGAGGGGATCCCCAAATTCATCTCCaggaatccccaaaatccctccccagGGATCTCCTGAGGGGATCCCCAAATTCAGCTCCAGGATTTCCAAGGGGATCCCCAAATCCAGCTCGGAATTCCTGAGGGATCCCAAATTTATCTCGGGGGATTCCCAAGGGAATTCCAAGTTCCTtacctgtccctcacctgtccctcacctgtcccacctgtcccacctgtcccacctgtcccacctgtcccacctgtcccacctgtcccattCCCGCTTTTCCAGGTGCGGCCATGGAGCGGCTCCGGGGCCGGGACCCCCCCTTTGCCCAGGTGATCCCTCACCTgtccgaggaggaggaggaggaggaggaagaggagcagccaggtgaggaggaggaagggtcAGGTGAGGAAGGAACAGGTGAAGAAGCGGGTGAGGAGGAAGACCCAGGTGAGGAGGAAGATCCAGGTGAGGGAGATCCAGGTGAGGACGAAGACCCAGGTGAGGAAGACGCAGGTGAGGGAGATGCAGGTGAGGATGAAGACACAGGTGAGGAAGAAGCAGGTGATGATGAAGACCCAGGTGATGATGAAGATCCAGGTGATGATGAAGATGCAGGTGAGGAGGACCCAGCCGACCCCTCCCACCTGCGCCGGCCCCGCCTTTACCTGCGGCCACGCCCATCCCACGACCAGCCCGGCCCCTCCCACCCACAGGTGCCCTGGCACCCGCCAGGTGCGCCCGCCTCACCTGAGCCGGGCGCCTTCGTGCAGCTCATCGACGAGCGCGGCGTCTACTCCACCGCCAAGCTGGTGCTGGGCGGCCGCCCAGGTGCGCCAGGTGCGCCAGGTGAGgccgaggaggaggaaggacagcgccaaaacccacctggagaggaggaggaggaggaggaggtccCGTCCCACCTGGAGATCCGCCAGGTGATCGTGGCCGAGAAGCCCTTCCAGTGCCCCGTCTGCCACAAGTCCTTCAAGCGcacctgggagctgctgagccaCCAGGTGGTGCACACGGAGGCGCGGCCCTTCACCTGCCAGGTGTGCCGCGCCACCTTCAAGCGCCACTCGGACTTCAAGAGCCACGCGCTGGTGCACACGGAGGAGCGGCCGCACCGCTGCGAGCTCTGCGGCAAGCGCTTCAAGCGCGCCTCCAACCTGCAGGAGCACCGCCGCATCCACAGCGGCCAGCGCCCCTTCACCTGCCCCAGGTGCGCCAAGGCCTTCAAGACGCCCTACGAGCGCCAGCGCCACGCCCTGACGCACCTGGCGGCCGAGCGGCCCTTCAGGTGCGGCGAGTGCGGCAAGGATTTCGCGGCGGCCAAGGCGCTGCTGCTGCACCGGCGGCGCGGCTGCCAGGACAAGCCGCACGCCTGCGGCGTCTGCGGGAAGCGCTTCGCCTACGGGCACTCGCTGAAGGTGCACGAGCGCGTGCACACAGGTGACCGCCCCTTCAGGTGCGCGCTCTGCGGGAAGGCCTTCAAGCAGAGCAACGCGCTGGCCTCGCACGGCCGCGTGCACACAGGTGAGCGCCCCTTCGCCTGCCGCACCTGCGGAAAGCGATTCAAGCAGTCCTCCTACCTGGCCGTGCACCAGCGGGCGCACACAGGTGAGCGGCCCTACAGGTGCGAGGCCTGCGGGAAGGCGTTCGCCCGGCCctcgctgctgctgcagcaccgcCGCGTGCACAGCCAGGTGAGGCCGCACCGCTGCGGCCACTGCCACAAGTTCTTCAAGGACCTGGCCTACCTGGCCGTGCACGAGAAGGTGCACACAGGTGAGACGCCCTACAAGTGCGGGGTGTGCGCCAAAGGGTTCGCGCACCCCTCCaacctgctgcagcaccagcgcGTGCACCGCCACACCTGAGCCGCAGGTGAGGCCGGCCCCGGCAGGTGTGGGCTCACCTTTTTGGAGCCCCAGGTGAGGTGACTCGGTACCTGTGAGCCAAGACAGGTGTGGAACTCAGAAATCTTCTATAGAACCCAGAAAGGTGCAGCAGCAACACCTGGACTGCAACACCTGAGCTCCAGGTGAAAGGACTTGGTACCTGTGAGCCCGGATAGGTgtggaccccaaaaatggagtTTGGACCCCAGAAAGGTGCGGCAGCAACACCTGGACTGCAGCACCTGAGATACAGGTGAAAGGACTCCAGAACtgcacacctggacaggtgtgGAACCCGAAAAGGTGCAGCAGCAACACCTGGACTGCAACACCTGAGCTTAAAGTGAGGGAGTCCCAGAACCGCTCACCTGCGCAGGTGAGAGAGCCCCAGAGCCGCACACCTGCgcaggtgcagccccagcagccgcAGCCCCGCCAGGTGAGGCTGC
The DNA window shown above is from Taeniopygia guttata chromosome 37, bTaeGut7.mat, whole genome shotgun sequence and carries:
- the LOC115491738 gene encoding uncharacterized protein, encoding MERLRGRDPPFAQVIPHLSEEEEEEEEEEQPGEEEEGSGEEGTGEEAGEEEDPGDDEDAGEEDPADPSHLRRPRLYLRPRPSHDQPGPSHPQVPWHPPGAPASPEPGAFVQLIDERGVYSTAKLVLGGRPGAPGAPGEAEEEEGQRQNPPGEEEEEEEVPSHLEIRQVIVAEKPFQCPVCHKSFKRTWELLSHQVVHTEARPFTCQVCRATFKRHSDFKSHALVHTEERPHRCELCGKRFKRASNLQEHRRIHSGQRPFTCPRCAKAFKTPYERQRHALTHLAAERPFRCGECGKDFAAAKALLLHRRRGCQDKPHACGVCGKRFAYGHSLKVHERVHTGDRPFRCALCGKAFKQSNALASHGRVHTGERPFACRTCGKRFKQSSYLAVHQRAHTGERPYRCEACGKAFARPSLLLQHRRVHSQVRPHRCGHCHKFFKDLAYLAVHEKVHTGETPYKCGVCAKGFAHPSNLLQHQRVHRHT